One region of Sebastes fasciatus isolate fSebFas1 chromosome 1, fSebFas1.pri, whole genome shotgun sequence genomic DNA includes:
- the LOC141775262 gene encoding G0/G1 switch protein 2-like, translating to MESMQELIPFAKEMLSQKPSRGLLKVYLVGSVFAVLGTVIGFVETVCHPFSSGEPMDAEMDFALVRAQRTVEAEIQRDVGQEEEEELAHEHGATIQSMNLHKTHRLSQRSMANRLHAS from the coding sequence ATGGAAAGCATGCAGGAGTTGATCCCCTTCGCCAAAGAGATGCTGAGTCAGAAACCCAGCCGTGGTTTGCTGAAGGTCTACCTGGTGGGTTCGGTGTTTGCCGTGTTGGGGACGGTCATTGGCTTTGTTGAGACCGTGTGTCACCCTTTCTCCTCTGGTGAACCCATGGACGCTGAGATGGATTTCGCGTTGGTCCGGGCACAGAGAACTGTTGAGGCTGAGATACAACGCGATGTgggccaggaggaggaggaggagctggctcATGAACATGGGGCCACTATACAGAGCATGAACCTCCACAAGACCCATAGACTCAGCCAACGGAGCATGGCCAACCGGCTGCACGCTTCCTAA